CGGGCGCCCGGCGGCGGCGGCCGCGGCGTTGATCGTGGGGGCGACGTGCGACTCGATGGCGCGCTCGTCGGCCATCCACAGAATCGTCCCGTCGGTACGCTCGCCGGCGAGGCGCAACATCACCGGACCCAGAGCGGCCAGGAGCACCGGCGTCGGCGTGATGTCGGTGATCGCCAGCGGGTTGTGCACCCGGTAGTGGGCGTTTTCGACGTCGACCGTGCCCGGCCCGGCCAGCGCCGGTGCCAGCACCTCGAGATAGTCGCGCAGCGTGGCCACCGGCGCCTCGTAAGAAAGGCCGAGCATCTCCTCGACGATCCAGTGGTGGGAGACGCCGAGGCCGAGCGCCAGGCGCCCGCCGAGCACGGCCTGGGTCGACAGCGCCTGCTGCGCCAGCGCGATCGGATGGCGCGGCTGGATCGGCACGACGGCGGTGCCGATCTCGATGCGGGTCGTCTCGATGCCCATCACCGTGGCGGCCGTGAGGGCGTCGAACTCGTCGGGGATCTGAGGCACCCAGATCGTGGAGAAGCCCGCGCCTTCCGCCCAGCGGGCGTCGCGGCGCAGCCGTTCGACCTTGGTTGCGTAGCGCCCGCGCTCGGGGCCGACCATCACACCGATCCGC
The DNA window shown above is from Acidimicrobiales bacterium and carries:
- a CDS encoding TIGR03564 family F420-dependent LLM class oxidoreductase, whose amino-acid sequence is RIGVMVGPERGRYATKVERLRRDARWAEGAGFSTIWVPQIPDEFDALTAATVMGIETTRIEIGTAVVPIQPRHPIALAQQALSTQAVLGGRLALGLGVSHHWIVEEMLGLSYEAPVATLRDYLEVLAPALAGPGTVDVENAHYRVHNPLAITDITPTPVLLAALGPVMLRLAGERTDGTILWMADERAIESHVAPTINAAAAAAGRPAPRIVAGVPVCVCGDDEVDVAVERTNRILSEAEVSPNYQRLLDRGDARAVGDLLAAGSEATVEKRLRSFADAGVTDLSIRIVPIGNNRDELLTSRQKTVEYLTSLGGQL